In Pectobacterium brasiliense, a single genomic region encodes these proteins:
- a CDS encoding tRNA-uridine aminocarboxypropyltransferase, whose amino-acid sequence MDNAVLRLRQQRLEQSTKPFRARGCRVVRCQQCLLPATNCLCHTIQAQQSRSRVCLVMFDTEPLKPSNTGRLIADILPETQAFRWSRTEPDPKLLAALQNPDVQPYLVFLADAAEEGRQVFHQLPATEKPALFVLLDGTWPEARKMFRKSPYLDNLPILSLNVEALSRYQLREASSAGQHCTAEIAIALLAQAGDIVAADALSQHFDRFRRHYLAGKSHHSLRENLPIVTAQAAESV is encoded by the coding sequence ATGGACAATGCCGTACTCCGTCTGCGCCAGCAACGTCTTGAGCAGTCAACCAAACCGTTCCGCGCCCGTGGCTGCCGCGTAGTACGCTGTCAGCAGTGTTTATTACCCGCAACTAACTGTCTGTGCCACACCATTCAGGCACAGCAATCTCGCAGCCGCGTCTGTCTGGTAATGTTTGATACCGAACCGTTAAAGCCAAGCAATACCGGACGCCTCATTGCCGATATTCTGCCCGAGACACAGGCGTTTCGCTGGTCACGCACCGAGCCCGATCCCAAGTTGCTTGCTGCCCTGCAAAACCCGGACGTTCAGCCGTATCTGGTTTTCCTTGCCGATGCCGCGGAAGAAGGACGTCAGGTGTTTCACCAGCTTCCCGCAACGGAAAAGCCCGCGCTATTTGTCTTACTCGATGGTACGTGGCCGGAAGCGCGTAAAATGTTCCGCAAAAGCCCTTATCTGGACAACCTGCCGATCCTGTCGCTGAATGTAGAGGCACTTTCCCGCTATCAACTGCGTGAAGCCAGTAGTGCAGGACAGCATTGTACCGCCGAAATTGCCATCGCCCTGCTCGCACAGGCGGGGGATATCGTCGCGGCCGACGCGCTATCACAGCATTTTGACCGTTTCCGGCGACACTATCTGGCTGGGAAATCACACCACAGCTTGCGGGAAAATTTACCCATCGTCACAGCACAAGCGGCAGAAAGCGTTTAG
- the rcsF gene encoding Rcs stress response system protein RcsF — protein sequence MRAVPFILLAMSLTGCSLFQKPPAPAPQPAIETKTVEPAPKPKPVARPTPAVLYKSAEELVGKPFRDMGEVSGSSCQVSAQDSPPNAANARKRMQNRATAMKANAVLLHECQTVSGVAGCYSQVVCQGTALKVSAQ from the coding sequence ATGCGTGCTGTTCCCTTTATATTGTTGGCAATGTCGCTGACAGGCTGTTCTTTATTTCAGAAGCCACCGGCACCGGCACCTCAACCCGCTATTGAAACCAAAACTGTAGAACCTGCGCCTAAACCGAAGCCTGTAGCTCGCCCGACGCCAGCGGTGTTATATAAAAGTGCAGAAGAATTAGTCGGTAAACCTTTCCGTGATATGGGCGAAGTTTCAGGCTCCTCATGTCAGGTCAGCGCTCAGGACTCTCCCCCTAACGCGGCAAATGCGCGTAAAAGAATGCAAAACCGTGCAACGGCAATGAAAGCTAATGCGGTTTTACTGCATGAATGCCAAACCGTCAGCGGCGTAGCGGGTTGCTACAGCCAGGTCGTTTGCCAAGGCACCGCGCTGAAAGTTTCTGCACAATGA
- the gmhB gene encoding D-glycero-beta-D-manno-heptose 1,7-bisphosphate 7-phosphatase, with protein MAQSVPAVFLDRDGTINVDHGYVHDIDHFQFIDGVIDAMRELKSMGFALVVVTNQSGIARGKFTEDQFMQLTEWMDWSLADRGVDLDGIYFCPHHPEAGEGEYRQSCDCRKPEPGMLLSAQRELNIDMTASYMVGDKLEDIQAAIGAGIGKKLLVRTGKPVTEQGETLADGVLESLADLPKWIKTRS; from the coding sequence GTGGCACAAAGCGTTCCAGCAGTTTTTCTTGATCGTGACGGCACGATCAATGTCGATCACGGTTATGTTCATGACATTGACCATTTTCAATTTATTGATGGCGTCATCGATGCCATGCGTGAGTTGAAAAGCATGGGGTTCGCGCTGGTTGTTGTGACGAATCAGTCCGGCATCGCCCGCGGTAAGTTTACAGAAGATCAGTTTATGCAACTTACAGAGTGGATGGACTGGTCGCTTGCCGATCGTGGTGTTGATCTGGATGGCATCTATTTTTGTCCGCATCACCCTGAAGCAGGGGAAGGTGAGTATCGCCAGAGTTGTGATTGCCGTAAGCCTGAGCCGGGCATGCTGCTTTCCGCACAGCGTGAGCTGAACATTGATATGACGGCTTCTTATATGGTGGGAGACAAATTAGAGGATATTCAGGCTGCAATTGGTGCTGGTATAGGAAAAAAACTGCTAGTTCGTACCGGTAAACCCGTCACTGAGCAAGGCGAGACACTGGCTGATGGTGTGCTGGAAAGCCTCGCAGACCTGCCAAAATGGATAAAAACGCGCAGTTAA
- a CDS encoding MetQ/NlpA family lipoprotein gives MAIKLKSIATIGALIGALALAGCGQEEKNPNHIKVGVIVGAEQQVAEVAQKVAKDKYGLDVELVTFNDYVLPNEALSKGDIDLNAFQHKPYLDQQIKDRGYKLVSVGNSFVYPIAGYSKKIKSLNELQDGAQVALPNDPTNLGRSLLLLQKVGLIKLKDNVGLLPTVLDVTENPKNIKLVELEAPQLPRSLDDAQIALAVINTTYASQINLTPTKDGLFVEEKDSPYVNLLVSREDNKDAENVKKFVQAYQSDEVNDAANKIFNGGAVKGW, from the coding sequence ATGGCGATTAAACTGAAATCTATTGCGACCATTGGCGCACTTATTGGTGCTCTGGCGCTAGCAGGATGTGGTCAGGAAGAAAAGAATCCTAATCATATTAAAGTCGGCGTTATTGTTGGTGCAGAGCAGCAAGTGGCGGAAGTCGCGCAGAAAGTGGCGAAAGATAAATACGGCTTAGACGTTGAATTGGTCACATTCAACGACTATGTGTTGCCAAATGAAGCCCTGAGCAAAGGCGACATCGACCTGAATGCCTTCCAGCACAAACCTTATCTGGATCAGCAGATCAAAGATCGTGGTTATAAACTGGTTTCTGTCGGCAACAGCTTTGTTTACCCAATCGCGGGTTACTCCAAAAAGATCAAATCGCTGAATGAGCTGCAAGATGGTGCTCAAGTTGCGCTGCCAAACGATCCGACCAACCTGGGCCGTTCTCTGCTGCTGCTGCAAAAAGTCGGCTTGATTAAACTGAAAGACAACGTTGGTCTGCTGCCAACCGTACTGGATGTGACTGAAAACCCGAAAAACATCAAACTGGTTGAGCTGGAAGCACCACAGCTGCCACGTTCTTTAGATGACGCACAAATCGCGCTGGCGGTAATCAACACCACTTACGCTAGCCAGATTAACCTGACGCCGACCAAAGATGGCCTGTTTGTTGAAGAGAAAGACTCTCCGTATGTAAACCTGTTGGTTTCACGTGAAGACAACAAAGACGCTGAAAATGTGAAGAAATTCGTTCAGGCTTATCAGTCTGATGAAGTGAATGACGCAGCAAATAAAATCTTTAATGGCGGCGCAGTGAAAGGCTGGTAA
- a CDS encoding MFS transporter translates to MTDLTENAKDTRQRIRAIVGASSGNLVEWFDFYVYSFCSIYFAHIFFPSGNTTTQLLQTAGVFAAGFLMRPIGGWLFGYIADKHGRKNSMLISVCMMCFGSLVIACLPGYETIGTWAPFLLLLARLFQGLSVGGEYGTSATYMSEVAVEGRKGFYASFQYVTLIGGQLLALLVVVILQQILSDEDLRAWGWRIPFALGAILAIVALYLRRSLNETSDKTTRGHKDAGSLAGLWKHRRAFITVLGFTAGGSLAFYTFTTYMQKYLVNTAGMDAKTASGLMTLALFIFMLLQPFFGALSDKIGRRSSMLCFGGLAALLTVPILTILQSVTSPIIAFSLVMLSLIIVSFYTSISGILKAEMFPPEVRALGVGLSYAVANALFGGSAEYVALSLKSFGMETAFFWYVSVMGAIAFIVSLTLHRRGKGMKL, encoded by the coding sequence ATGACTGATCTAACGGAAAATGCGAAAGATACGCGTCAACGTATCCGAGCTATAGTTGGCGCTTCATCGGGTAATTTGGTTGAGTGGTTTGATTTTTATGTTTATTCCTTTTGCTCAATCTATTTTGCCCATATCTTTTTCCCTTCGGGAAATACCACCACTCAATTACTACAAACCGCAGGGGTTTTTGCAGCAGGCTTTTTAATGAGACCGATAGGCGGTTGGCTTTTCGGTTACATTGCAGACAAGCATGGTCGTAAAAATTCAATGCTAATTTCGGTTTGCATGATGTGCTTTGGATCTCTGGTTATTGCATGTTTACCAGGATATGAAACCATTGGCACCTGGGCTCCCTTTTTACTGTTATTAGCCCGCTTATTTCAGGGACTTTCTGTCGGTGGAGAATACGGCACTAGCGCAACGTATATGAGTGAAGTTGCCGTTGAGGGACGGAAAGGATTCTATGCTTCTTTCCAGTATGTCACGCTGATTGGCGGCCAACTGCTGGCGCTGTTAGTCGTTGTGATATTACAACAGATACTGAGTGATGAAGATTTGCGGGCGTGGGGATGGCGTATTCCTTTTGCTCTCGGCGCTATTTTAGCGATTGTCGCGCTTTATTTACGTCGCTCTTTGAATGAAACGTCTGATAAAACGACTCGCGGACATAAAGATGCTGGCTCACTTGCGGGTTTGTGGAAACATCGCCGCGCCTTTATTACCGTACTGGGTTTTACGGCCGGTGGTTCTTTAGCTTTTTATACGTTTACCACTTACATGCAAAAGTATCTGGTGAATACAGCAGGAATGGATGCGAAAACGGCTAGCGGGTTAATGACCCTCGCACTGTTTATTTTTATGCTGCTACAGCCGTTCTTTGGCGCGCTGTCGGATAAGATTGGCCGTCGTAGCTCCATGCTCTGTTTCGGCGGGCTTGCGGCATTGCTGACGGTTCCAATTCTGACGATACTGCAGAGTGTAACTAGCCCTATCATTGCTTTCTCGTTGGTGATGCTTTCACTGATTATTGTTAGTTTCTACACGTCTATCAGCGGGATTTTAAAAGCAGAGATGTTCCCGCCTGAAGTCCGGGCGTTGGGCGTCGGCTTATCTTATGCGGTTGCTAATGCACTCTTTGGTGGTTCGGCTGAGTATGTTGCACTTTCGCTGAAATCGTTTGGTATGGAAACGGCTTTCTTTTGGTATGTATCAGTGATGGGAGCAATTGCGTTTATTGTGTCATTGACGCTACATCGCAGAGGCAAGGGAATGAAGCTTTAG
- the pssA gene encoding CDP-diacylglycerol--serine O-phosphatidyltransferase has translation MLSNFKRNKYQQHLAQLPRIPQNADDVQTLHSPELFRTTLINAILSAKKRIYIVALYLERDDGGMGVLSAIYEAKRQCPELDVRVLVDWHRAQRGRIGAAAENTNADWYCDMAKKHPDTHFPIYGIPVNTREALGVLHLKGFVVDDTVIYSGASLNDVYLHQHQKYRYDRYQLIHNPVLADTMVQYIQTMLTAPAVQRLDHTDRPKSLEIKNDIKQFRQTLRTANYQAPEHSTDANELTVTPLVGLGKQSPLNKTIHHLMYCADEHVVICTPYFNLPALLVRNIIRLLRDGKKIEIIIGDKTANDFYIPEDQPFKIIGALPYLYEINLRRFLSRLERYIENQQLVVRLWKDGDNSFHLKGMWVDDKWQLLTGNNLNPRAWRLDLENAILIHDPQKVLLQQRLDELDTIRTHTHVVQSYTELESIAQYPVKVRKLIRRLRRIRIDRLISRIL, from the coding sequence ATGCTGTCAAATTTTAAACGCAATAAATACCAACAGCACCTTGCACAACTGCCCAGAATTCCCCAGAACGCAGATGATGTTCAGACGTTGCATTCGCCTGAACTTTTCCGCACGACGCTGATCAACGCCATTTTGAGTGCTAAAAAACGCATCTATATCGTGGCGTTATATCTTGAGCGCGATGATGGCGGGATGGGAGTTCTATCCGCAATTTATGAAGCCAAACGGCAGTGCCCAGAGCTGGATGTCCGCGTTCTAGTAGACTGGCATCGTGCTCAGCGCGGCAGGATCGGCGCAGCAGCAGAAAATACCAATGCCGACTGGTATTGCGATATGGCGAAAAAACATCCAGACACGCATTTCCCTATCTATGGTATTCCGGTCAACACACGCGAAGCATTGGGCGTGCTGCACCTGAAAGGATTTGTTGTCGATGACACGGTCATCTACAGCGGGGCCAGCCTGAATGATGTTTATCTGCACCAACATCAGAAATACCGTTATGACCGCTATCAGCTAATTCATAACCCGGTATTGGCCGATACGATGGTGCAATATATCCAGACCATGCTGACAGCTCCGGCAGTACAGCGATTGGATCATACCGATCGCCCGAAAAGTCTGGAAATAAAAAATGATATCAAGCAGTTCCGCCAGACGTTACGTACTGCCAATTATCAAGCTCCGGAACACAGCACGGACGCGAACGAATTAACCGTCACGCCACTGGTCGGGTTAGGAAAACAAAGCCCGCTGAATAAGACCATACATCACCTGATGTATTGCGCTGATGAGCATGTGGTTATCTGCACCCCGTATTTCAACCTGCCAGCGTTGCTGGTGAGAAATATCATTCGGCTATTGCGAGACGGTAAAAAAATAGAAATTATTATCGGTGATAAGACCGCTAACGACTTCTATATTCCAGAAGATCAGCCTTTCAAAATCATCGGCGCGTTACCGTATCTCTATGAGATAAACCTTCGCCGTTTCCTGAGCCGGCTGGAGCGCTACATTGAGAATCAGCAGCTTGTTGTGCGGCTATGGAAAGACGGTGACAATAGCTTCCACTTGAAAGGCATGTGGGTAGATGACAAGTGGCAACTGTTGACGGGAAATAACCTTAACCCACGCGCATGGCGTCTGGATCTGGAAAATGCCATCCTGATTCACGATCCTCAGAAGGTTCTATTGCAACAACGTCTGGACGAGTTGGACACGATCAGGACGCATACTCACGTCGTACAAAGCTATACGGAACTGGAGAGCATTGCGCAATATCCAGTGAAAGTCCGCAAACTGATACGACGTTTGCGCCGTATTCGTATCGATCGGCTCATCAGTCGTATTCTCTAA
- the tsaA gene encoding tRNA (N6-threonylcarbamoyladenosine(37)-N6)-methyltransferase TrmO, with protein MSQFVFNQIGIIRSPYKEKFAIPRQPGLIEDGGGELQLLPPYNQADCVRGLEDFSHIWIVFIFHQTMEGGWRPTVRPPRLGGNTRTGVFATRSTFRPNPVGMSLVELKGIRAKGDAITLDLGSLDLVDGTPVIDIKPYLPFAESHPQARAGFAQMAPDAAMPVAFSPLAESQIAKHQKKYPQLKRFISQVLAQDPRPAYRKGEITTREYAVLLLEFNVRWRVSEEQTEVLSLDPSHTC; from the coding sequence ATGAGTCAATTTGTTTTCAATCAGATCGGGATTATCCGCTCACCGTATAAAGAAAAGTTTGCCATTCCACGGCAGCCGGGTCTGATTGAAGACGGAGGCGGAGAGCTTCAGCTATTACCGCCGTACAATCAGGCGGACTGTGTGCGGGGGCTGGAAGATTTCAGCCATATTTGGATAGTGTTCATTTTTCATCAAACGATGGAAGGCGGATGGCGTCCGACAGTTCGACCACCGCGTCTGGGAGGAAACACACGTACAGGCGTTTTCGCTACGCGTTCCACCTTCCGTCCCAATCCTGTTGGCATGTCGCTGGTTGAATTAAAAGGCATCCGAGCAAAAGGCGATGCGATTACGCTCGACTTAGGCAGTCTCGATCTGGTTGATGGTACACCGGTCATCGATATTAAACCTTACCTACCCTTTGCAGAAAGCCATCCTCAGGCACGAGCGGGATTTGCCCAAATGGCACCCGATGCCGCGATGCCCGTCGCTTTCTCCCCCCTTGCGGAAAGTCAGATCGCAAAACACCAAAAGAAATATCCCCAGTTAAAACGCTTTATCTCTCAGGTATTGGCACAGGATCCCCGCCCCGCCTACCGTAAAGGGGAAATCACTACACGGGAATACGCCGTTTTACTATTGGAATTCAATGTGCGCTGGCGCGTCAGCGAAGAACAAACCGAAGTGTTAAGTCTCGACCCGTCACATACGTGTTAA
- a CDS encoding methionine ABC transporter permease MetI produces the protein MSEAMMWLMAKGVWETVAMTFVSGFFGFVLGLPVGVLLYTTRPGQIIANPKLYRTVSALVNIFRSIPFIILLVWMIPFTRIIVGTSIGLQAAIVPLTVGAAPFIARMVENALLEIPTGLIEAARAMGATPMQIIRKILLPEALPGLINAATITLITLVGYSAMGGAVGAGGLGQIGYQYGYIGYNATVMNTVLILLVVLVYLIQFCGDRAVKAVTHK, from the coding sequence ATGTCTGAAGCAATGATGTGGTTAATGGCTAAGGGTGTATGGGAAACCGTCGCAATGACGTTCGTTTCTGGTTTCTTTGGCTTTGTGCTTGGCTTACCCGTAGGCGTTTTGTTGTATACCACACGTCCGGGGCAAATCATCGCCAACCCAAAGCTCTACCGAACCGTTTCTGCACTGGTAAATATTTTTCGCTCGATTCCATTCATTATTTTGCTGGTGTGGATGATTCCTTTTACCCGCATCATTGTCGGAACCTCGATTGGCCTACAAGCGGCTATCGTTCCTCTCACCGTCGGCGCGGCACCATTTATTGCACGTATGGTGGAAAACGCGCTGCTTGAAATTCCTACCGGCCTGATCGAAGCCGCTCGTGCGATGGGTGCGACGCCAATGCAAATCATCAGAAAAATATTACTGCCGGAAGCATTACCAGGACTCATTAATGCCGCAACTATCACGCTAATCACACTCGTAGGCTATTCTGCTATGGGTGGAGCCGTGGGCGCAGGCGGCTTAGGTCAAATTGGTTATCAGTATGGTTATATTGGTTATAACGCGACGGTCATGAATACGGTATTAATATTACTGGTTGTTTTGGTTTACCTGATTCAATTCTGCGGCGACAGGGCAGTAAAAGCTGTCACACACAAGTAG
- a CDS encoding bifunctional acetate--CoA ligase family protein/GNAT family N-acetyltransferase, with the protein MSQRGLEALLRPKSIAVLGASEKPGRAGFLMMKNLLDGHFSGPVLPVTPKYRAVCGVLAYPTVASLPMTPDLAVICTNASRNLTLLEELGQKGCKTVIILSAPPTQFSELKACAVRYHMRLLGPNSLGLLAPWQGLNASFSPVPIMKGKLAFISQSAAVSNTILDWAQQRGIGFSYFIALGDSLDIDVDDLLDFLARDGKTSAILLHLEHISDARRFLSASRSASRNKPILVIKSGRSQQAQQLLNDQRHGLDAAYDAAIQRAGLLRVRDTHELFSAVETLSHLRPLRGERLMLVSNGASPAAQALDQLLSRQGKLAQLSEATRQALQEALPPTVIIGNPLDLRDDATAARYQTAVSVLLDSDEVDALLIIHAPSAAAPSTDSAAQLITLFQQHPRGKRITLLTNWCGEFSSQEARRLFNDAGIPTYRTPEGAVTAFMHIVEYRRNQKQLKETPALPLNLGINASQAHALIHQALSDGVTQLDTHEVQPILQAYGLDTLPTWIAGDSAETVHIAEQIGYPVAIKLRSPDIPHKSEVQGVMLYLRTAREVQQAAEAILDRVKRTYPQARIYGLLVQSMANRAGAQELRIAVEQDPVFGPLIMLGEGGVEWREKQAAVALPPLNMTLARYLVLQAVKGGKIREYSALRPLDIPALSRLLVQVSNLILDCPEISRLDIHPLLASGDTFTLLDVTLHLTPFSGDPQSRLAIRPYPHELEETVTLKNGDSCLFRPILPEDEPLLSSFIARVTKEDLYYRYFSEINEFTHEDLANMTQIDYDREMAFVAVRQLGEETEIIGVTRAISDPDNTDAEFAVLVRSDLKGLGLGRRLLEKLIDYAKAHGLSRLTGITMPHNQGMIQLSKKLGFHIDVQLEEGIVTLELPLKN; encoded by the coding sequence ATGAGCCAGCGCGGATTGGAAGCACTGTTACGCCCTAAGTCTATCGCCGTTCTCGGCGCGTCAGAAAAACCGGGACGAGCCGGTTTTCTGATGATGAAAAATCTGCTGGACGGCCATTTCAGCGGTCCTGTGCTGCCTGTTACACCGAAATATCGTGCCGTTTGCGGCGTACTGGCCTACCCGACGGTCGCCAGCCTGCCGATGACGCCCGATCTTGCCGTGATTTGCACCAACGCCAGCCGTAATCTGACGCTGTTAGAAGAACTGGGACAGAAAGGCTGCAAAACCGTCATCATCCTCTCCGCGCCGCCGACCCAGTTCAGCGAATTAAAGGCCTGCGCCGTGCGCTATCACATGCGCCTGCTTGGCCCCAACAGCCTCGGGTTACTCGCTCCCTGGCAAGGCCTGAATGCCAGTTTCTCCCCAGTCCCGATTATGAAAGGCAAATTGGCATTTATTTCGCAGTCGGCCGCCGTGTCCAACACCATACTGGACTGGGCACAGCAGCGCGGTATTGGCTTTTCCTATTTCATCGCTCTGGGCGACAGCCTGGATATCGATGTCGACGACCTGTTAGATTTTCTGGCACGCGATGGTAAAACCAGTGCGATTCTGCTGCATCTGGAACATATCAGCGATGCGCGCCGCTTTCTTTCTGCCTCCCGTAGCGCATCCCGAAATAAACCGATACTGGTGATAAAAAGCGGGCGCAGCCAGCAGGCACAGCAACTGTTGAATGACCAGCGCCACGGTCTGGATGCCGCCTACGACGCAGCAATTCAACGCGCAGGCTTACTGCGGGTACGGGATACGCATGAGCTTTTTTCTGCAGTGGAAACGTTAAGCCACCTGCGGCCGCTGCGCGGTGAACGTTTGATGCTGGTGAGCAACGGTGCGTCGCCCGCCGCACAGGCACTGGATCAGCTCCTCAGCCGACAAGGCAAGCTCGCCCAACTCAGCGAGGCAACCCGACAAGCGCTACAGGAAGCGCTGCCGCCAACCGTCATTATCGGTAATCCACTCGATCTGCGTGATGACGCAACCGCAGCCCGCTATCAGACAGCGGTTTCGGTATTACTGGACAGCGATGAAGTCGATGCACTCTTAATCATTCACGCGCCCAGCGCCGCTGCTCCGAGTACAGATAGCGCTGCGCAATTGATTACGCTCTTCCAACAGCATCCGCGTGGGAAGAGAATTACGCTGCTGACCAACTGGTGCGGTGAATTCTCCTCTCAGGAAGCGCGACGCTTGTTTAACGATGCAGGCATTCCGACCTATCGCACGCCGGAAGGCGCGGTTACGGCATTTATGCATATCGTCGAATATCGGCGTAATCAGAAACAGCTAAAGGAAACCCCGGCGCTGCCGCTGAATTTAGGCATCAACGCCAGTCAGGCACATGCGCTGATTCATCAGGCGCTGTCAGACGGCGTGACGCAACTCGATACGCATGAAGTTCAGCCCATCCTGCAAGCCTACGGTTTGGATACGTTACCCACCTGGATCGCGGGCGACAGCGCAGAAACCGTCCATATCGCCGAACAAATTGGCTACCCAGTCGCGATTAAGCTGAGATCGCCCGATATTCCGCATAAATCGGAAGTTCAGGGCGTCATGCTGTACCTGAGAACCGCCAGAGAAGTCCAGCAGGCGGCAGAGGCTATTCTTGACCGAGTGAAACGCACCTACCCACAGGCACGCATTTACGGTCTGCTCGTGCAGAGCATGGCAAATCGCGCTGGTGCGCAGGAGCTTAGGATTGCCGTCGAGCAGGATCCCGTTTTCGGACCGCTGATTATGCTAGGAGAAGGCGGCGTTGAGTGGCGAGAAAAACAGGCCGCCGTCGCCCTGCCTCCGCTGAATATGACGCTGGCCCGCTATTTGGTGCTGCAAGCGGTGAAAGGCGGCAAGATTCGGGAATACAGCGCGCTGCGTCCGCTGGACATTCCCGCGCTCAGCCGCTTGCTGGTTCAGGTATCCAACCTGATTCTCGACTGCCCTGAAATTTCCCGGTTAGACATTCATCCTCTGCTGGCATCCGGGGACACCTTTACGCTGCTGGATGTCACGCTACATCTGACGCCGTTCAGTGGCGATCCGCAGTCAAGGCTGGCAATCCGCCCTTATCCACACGAGCTGGAAGAAACGGTTACCCTCAAAAATGGTGATAGCTGTCTGTTTCGGCCAATTTTGCCGGAAGATGAACCGCTGCTCAGTTCGTTCATTGCAAGAGTGACGAAAGAAGACCTGTATTACCGTTATTTCAGCGAAATTAATGAATTTACTCACGAAGACTTAGCCAATATGACACAAATTGACTACGATCGTGAGATGGCATTCGTTGCCGTGCGCCAGCTCGGTGAGGAGACTGAGATTATTGGCGTGACGCGTGCGATTTCCGATCCGGATAATACGGATGCAGAATTTGCCGTGCTAGTGCGATCCGATCTAAAAGGGCTGGGCCTTGGCAGACGCCTGTTGGAAAAGCTGATTGATTACGCCAAAGCGCATGGTCTCTCCCGCTTGACCGGCATCACCATGCCGCATAATCAAGGCATGATCCAGCTGTCCAAAAAGCTCGGTTTTCACATTGACGTACAATTAGAAGAGGGAATTGTGACGCTGGAATTGCCACTGAAGAATTGA
- the metN gene encoding methionine ABC transporter ATP-binding protein MetN — protein sequence MIELSNITKVFQQNGRTITALADVSLHVPTGQIYGVIGASGAGKSTLIRCVNLLERPTEGKVLVDGQELTQLSDSQLTRARRQIGMIFQHFNLLASRTVFGNISLPLELDNTPKADITKRVNELLELVGLADKHDVYPANLSGGQKQRVAIARALASNPKVLLCDEATSALDPATTRSILELLKDINRRLGLTILLITHEMDVVKRICDQVAVISDGRLIEQDTVSEVFSHPKTPLAQKFIQSTLHLDIPDDYLARLSPDSRPDTTPLLRMEFTGKSVDAPLLSEVARRFNVNNNIISAQMDYAGGVKFGIMLAEMHGNDADIKAAIQFLQESHVTIEVLGYV from the coding sequence ATGATTGAACTTTCTAATATTACTAAGGTTTTTCAGCAAAACGGGCGAACAATTACCGCGCTTGCTGATGTCAGCCTTCATGTTCCCACCGGGCAAATATATGGCGTTATCGGCGCATCGGGCGCAGGTAAAAGTACACTCATCCGCTGCGTCAATTTATTGGAACGTCCGACAGAAGGGAAAGTGCTGGTTGATGGACAAGAGCTAACCCAGCTGTCAGATAGCCAGTTGACGCGTGCACGCCGTCAAATCGGCATGATTTTCCAACACTTCAACCTGCTCGCTTCGCGCACCGTTTTTGGCAACATTTCACTACCGCTGGAATTGGATAACACGCCGAAAGCCGACATAACCAAACGAGTCAATGAGTTGTTGGAGTTGGTTGGACTGGCAGATAAGCATGATGTCTACCCGGCCAATTTGTCCGGCGGACAAAAGCAGCGCGTCGCCATTGCCCGTGCACTGGCTAGCAATCCTAAAGTTCTGCTGTGTGACGAAGCAACCAGCGCGTTGGATCCTGCAACAACCCGTTCGATTCTTGAGTTACTGAAAGACATCAATCGCCGCTTGGGCCTCACCATCCTTCTTATTACCCATGAGATGGACGTGGTGAAACGCATTTGCGATCAGGTTGCGGTGATCAGCGACGGACGGCTCATTGAGCAGGACACCGTAAGCGAAGTCTTCTCACACCCGAAAACACCGCTGGCACAGAAATTCATTCAGTCAACGTTACACCTCGACATCCCAGACGATTACCTCGCCCGTCTGTCCCCTGACTCTCGCCCGGATACCACGCCATTATTACGCATGGAATTTACGGGTAAATCTGTGGATGCTCCGCTGCTGTCCGAGGTTGCTCGACGCTTTAACGTCAACAACAACATTATCAGCGCCCAGATGGATTATGCCGGTGGCGTCAAGTTCGGCATCATGCTGGCAGAAATGCACGGCAACGATGCGGATATCAAAGCCGCAATCCAATTCCTGCAGGAAAGTCACGTTACAATTGAGGTTCTGGGTTATGTCTGA